In Caproicibacterium amylolyticum, a genomic segment contains:
- the pfkA gene encoding 6-phosphofructokinase, with the protein MSAKSIAVLTSGGDAPGMNAAVRAVVRAGISKGFGVLGVRRGYNGLLSGDVEEMNLRSVSDIIGRGGTVLYTARSPEFNTPAGVQKAAEACKKLNVVGIVVIGGDGSFRGARDLTGAGVPCIGLPGTIDNDIASSEYTIGFDTAMNTAVEMIDRIRDTAESHDRCSVVEVMGRRCGDLALQVGVAVGATSILVPEVEWDFQKDIIDRMRFAQKSGKQHFIIMVAEGVGGTTELAKKIQETTGIETRATILGHVQRGGSPTLRDRVVASEMGYRAVELLEAGSSNRVVIMRGGKIVDLDITEALSMQRVFDKKLYDIALQISI; encoded by the coding sequence ATGAGTGCAAAGTCCATTGCTGTTTTGACCAGCGGCGGTGACGCTCCTGGCATGAACGCGGCTGTCCGCGCAGTAGTGCGCGCTGGCATTTCGAAGGGATTTGGAGTTTTGGGGGTTCGCCGCGGTTACAACGGCTTGCTTTCCGGGGATGTAGAAGAAATGAACCTGCGCAGTGTTTCCGATATCATCGGCCGCGGCGGCACCGTTCTCTACACTGCCCGCAGCCCAGAATTCAACACGCCGGCGGGTGTGCAGAAGGCGGCTGAGGCCTGCAAGAAGCTGAATGTGGTCGGTATCGTTGTAATCGGCGGCGACGGCTCCTTCCGTGGTGCACGCGACCTGACCGGCGCAGGTGTACCCTGCATTGGTCTGCCAGGTACGATTGACAATGATATTGCTTCCAGCGAATATACCATTGGTTTCGATACAGCTATGAATACCGCAGTTGAGATGATTGACCGCATCCGCGACACTGCCGAGTCCCATGACCGCTGCAGTGTGGTAGAAGTGATGGGCCGCCGCTGCGGTGATTTGGCACTGCAGGTTGGTGTTGCAGTTGGTGCAACTTCTATTCTCGTTCCTGAAGTCGAGTGGGACTTCCAGAAAGATATTATCGACCGTATGCGTTTTGCGCAGAAGAGCGGTAAACAGCACTTCATTATTATGGTTGCAGAAGGTGTTGGCGGCACAACCGAGTTGGCAAAGAAGATTCAGGAAACAACCGGCATCGAAACTCGTGCTACCATTTTGGGCCATGTACAGCGTGGTGGTTCCCCGACTCTGCGTGACCGCGTTGTTGCCAGCGAAATGGGCTATCGTGCAGTGGAACTGCTGGAAGCAGGCAGCAGCAACCGCGTTGTGATTATGCGCGGCGGCAAGATTGTTGACCTTGACATCACAGAGGCATTGAGCATGCAGCGCGTCTTCGACAAGAAGCTGTATGATATTGCTCTGCAGATTTCCATCTGA